A region of the Muricauda sp. MAR_2010_75 genome:
TTAAAAGAATTCGGGATTGATGTGGATGTGGACATCGTTTCGGCACACCGTACCCCGGAGAAACTGTTCGATTTTGGAAAGAATGCCCACAAAAATGGGTATTCCGTTATCATTGCCGGAGCTGGGGGCGCAGCGCACCTTCCAGGAATGGTGGCCTCATTATCTCCCTTGCCCGTAATTGGCGTTCCTGTTAAAAGCAGCAATTCCATTGATGGCTGGGATTCGGTACTTTCCATTTTACAGATGCCCGGAGGTGTCCCTGTAGCCACAGTGGCCTTGAATGGCGCCAAAAATGCTGGAATCCTTGCCGCCCAGATCATTGGAAGTTCAGATAGCGAAATCTTGAACAAAATGGTAGCTTATAAAGAAGGACTTAAAGAGAAGGTTATTAAAGGAGCCGAGGAAATCAAGAAAAAAGGGTAGTCCAAAAGAAATGAACTACAACCAAATTGGAATCATACTAGGGATATGCGCCATCCTTGTTATTCTTCTTACTAAGAAGAAAATCCAAAACCCTTATCTAAAAAGTTTATGGAAAAGTGGTTTATTGGTTTTTATACTTTACTCGGTTCTCCTTATTGCAGTTGAAGTTCGATGGCACTATATAAAATCATACGCTGAAAGCTTTGACTTAGATGGCAATGGCTTTGTAGATTTAAACGAATATTCTGATGAGGCCCTAAAAGCCATGAACAGAGTTACCCAAGATACGGCAAGAGGATTTGCTTTTATAACCGTTGCCCTATTTTCAAGTATGATATCCTTTGCTTATTTATTGGCTGATTTTACCATCACCAGAATGAAAATCAAAAAATCCAAGAATCAATTATGAACAATCCATTGCTGGAGCCTTTTGACCTAGCTCCATTTTCAAAAATAAAGAACGAACATTTTAAACCGGCCTTTCTTCAGGCCATAGAAGATGCCCGGGCGGAAATAGACGCCATTGTTGACAATCAGGACCACCCCACATTTGAAAATACGTTGGAGGCCTTGGATTTTTCTGGACAGCAGTTGGATCGTGTTTCCAGTATCTTTTTCAATCTGAATTCCGCGGAGACCAATGCAGAAATCCAAAAAATAGCTCAAGAAATTTCGCCTTTGTTGTCTGAATTCGGAAACGACATCATTTTAAACGAGGGGCTTTTCCAAAGAGTGAAATCCGTTTATGAACAACGAGATAACTTGGACCTCACCCCTGAACAACACACCCTTTTGGAAAAACGATACAAAAAGTTCAGCAGAAATGGTGCAAATTTAAAAGAAGAGGATAAAAAACGACTGCGTAAGATAGACGCAGAATTGGCCAAACTAAAATTGACTTTTGGTGAAAATGTATTGGCAGAGACCAACAAATACGAACTTTTATTGACCGATGAAAAAGATGTCGATGGTTTGCCTGAAGGAGAAAAAGAAGCCGCCGAACAATTGGCCCAATCCAAAGGCAAGGAAGGTTGGATGATCACCTTGGATTACCCCAGCTACATTCCATTTATGAAGTATGCCAAAAATAGGGCGCTACGGAAAGAACTTTCCATCGCCTTTGGTAGCAAAGGGTTCCATAATGACGAATTGGACAATCAGGAAAATGTACTCAAAATTGTTGCCCTACGCCATGAACGCGCCAACTTGCTGGGTTACCCAACCCATGCCCATTTTGTTTTGGAGGAACGGATGGCCGAGACTCCTGAAAAGGTAATGGATTTTCTCAATGAACTTCTGGAAAAGGCCAAACCTGCGGCTGAAAGGGAATTTCAAGAACTGGAATCTTTTGCGAAAGAACTGGACAACATAGACCAGTTGGAAAAATGGGATAGCACCTATTATTCTGAAAAATTAAAGCAGAAATTGTTCAATCTGGATGATGAAAAGCTAAAACCCTATTTTAAATTGGAAAATGTAATCAATGGGGTTTTTAAAGTAGCCGAAATGTTGTTCGGACTTACATTTAAGGAAGTCTCCACCATTGACAAATACCACAATGATGTAAAAACCTTTGAGGTGCATGACGATTCCAACAACTTCATCTCACTTTTTTATGCCGATTTCCATCCCAGGGCCGGAAAACGTGGCGGGGCTTGGATGACATCCTACAAATCTCAATTCACCTTGAATGGAAAAAACAGCAGACCGCATATTTCCAATGTGTGCAATTTTACCAAGCCAACGAGCACAAAGCCGTCGTTACTAACTTTCAATGAGGTAACGACCCTGTTCCACGAGTTTGGACATGGGCTGCACGGTATGTTGGCCAATACCACCTATCCTTCACTATCTGGAACTTCGGTGTATTGGGATTTTGTGGAGCTGCCCAGTCAGATTATGGAGAATTGGTGTTATGAAAAAGAAGCCCTTGAACTTTTTGCCCATCACTATGAAACAGGTGAACTGATTCCCATGGAATTGGTTGAAAAAATTAAAGACTCTTCTACGTTCCAAGAAGGCATGGCCACAGTGCGCCAATTGAGTTTTGGATTTTTGGATATGGCTTGGCATGGCACCGACCCAACAGGGATAAAAGATGTGAAAGCCTACGAAACCAAAGCCTTTGAGGGTACAGATTTGTTCCCCAAGACTCCAGAAACCTGTATGAGCACCTCATTTTCGCATATTTTTCAGGGTGGGTATTCTTCGGGCTACTACAGCTACAAAT
Encoded here:
- a CDS encoding M3 family metallopeptidase; this translates as MNNPLLEPFDLAPFSKIKNEHFKPAFLQAIEDARAEIDAIVDNQDHPTFENTLEALDFSGQQLDRVSSIFFNLNSAETNAEIQKIAQEISPLLSEFGNDIILNEGLFQRVKSVYEQRDNLDLTPEQHTLLEKRYKKFSRNGANLKEEDKKRLRKIDAELAKLKLTFGENVLAETNKYELLLTDEKDVDGLPEGEKEAAEQLAQSKGKEGWMITLDYPSYIPFMKYAKNRALRKELSIAFGSKGFHNDELDNQENVLKIVALRHERANLLGYPTHAHFVLEERMAETPEKVMDFLNELLEKAKPAAEREFQELESFAKELDNIDQLEKWDSTYYSEKLKQKLFNLDDEKLKPYFKLENVINGVFKVAEMLFGLTFKEVSTIDKYHNDVKTFEVHDDSNNFISLFYADFHPRAGKRGGAWMTSYKSQFTLNGKNSRPHISNVCNFTKPTSTKPSLLTFNEVTTLFHEFGHGLHGMLANTTYPSLSGTSVYWDFVELPSQIMENWCYEKEALELFAHHYETGELIPMELVEKIKDSSTFQEGMATVRQLSFGFLDMAWHGTDPTGIKDVKAYETKAFEGTDLFPKTPETCMSTSFSHIFQGGYSSGYYSYKWAEVLDADAFAYFKEKGIFNKEIADKFKEHVLSKGGTENPMELYKRFRGTEPKIDALLERAGLIAKA
- the purE gene encoding 5-(carboxyamino)imidazole ribonucleotide mutase, whose product is MSKVAVIMGSTSDLPVMQDAIDILKEFGIDVDVDIVSAHRTPEKLFDFGKNAHKNGYSVIIAGAGGAAHLPGMVASLSPLPVIGVPVKSSNSIDGWDSVLSILQMPGGVPVATVALNGAKNAGILAAQIIGSSDSEILNKMVAYKEGLKEKVIKGAEEIKKKG